A section of the Leptospira terpstrae serovar Hualin str. LT 11-33 = ATCC 700639 genome encodes:
- a CDS encoding LIC_12586 family protein, with amino-acid sequence MFDRIRENKRVLFSFLALGLIFFCFILCYYGLEFYLRNYRIPLVQLRKVVSYTINKELGKAVDIGVLDFSLREGLIIEDLVVSNEEDFSFNDHMLKVKKVTFRLSSYFKDSPIVEQIDFYSPHLVLNENASLRNQLIQYAQKSKLKDIRFHDAKLTVKQNDSTLVDWKEGWDIVLKRKSKKLFLSYNNGWFWIPNTTRIKGEGEFSETNLDEFQFEFKWKNYPSEEAIILTNYLFGSNVHSAVLSGEGKVVRDPVSGFTASGDVEFENSFIPIPFFENYILDGFRFREVFLFTPSKEEREFLGTDFRIKTSVKTETIKEPLLFRNFEFQIESLENIAERISDLSGNFNLPLSGSLKGNLELLESGDKNKWFQLQGELVGSEIEWDSSLLKLEKGTLSLKFLEGNEWSLNFDSLLFGKPSHLSGSGANVWGRSKKTDGSYYYPMSSKTKLNFQTPDLYGSDWKPLYEDWKQETLEEIRERQEKLIPEEYFYQTKIYKYFLESMNLDLGIQIANYYPFSGSETLGESKGNVLVKDGRMNLGLNLGSSNSKVSMISYFASKTPNFGFSLILNEYPWSDPWMNFCGAELKPTHVSLDYSFNSIGSDYYSLHKDARTSYSLKLFGVNFKEADLVSKLEMDLSPLRKPFQLEFDLSRYSDMDYISNLVVSSESLDLKGYGNNKNGNYAFTTYGLVGESRGSFSFTEEENKCVIK; translated from the coding sequence ATGTTCGATAGAATCCGCGAAAACAAGCGGGTTCTATTTTCGTTTTTGGCCCTTGGCCTCATATTTTTCTGTTTTATCCTCTGTTATTATGGTTTAGAATTCTATCTTCGAAACTACCGCATCCCCTTGGTGCAACTTAGAAAAGTAGTTTCTTATACCATCAACAAAGAACTTGGGAAAGCTGTGGACATTGGAGTTTTGGATTTTTCTCTCAGGGAAGGCCTTATCATTGAAGACTTGGTCGTATCAAACGAGGAAGACTTTTCATTTAACGACCATATGTTGAAGGTGAAAAAGGTAACCTTTCGGTTATCGAGTTATTTTAAAGATTCGCCTATCGTAGAACAAATCGATTTTTATAGCCCTCATTTGGTATTGAATGAAAATGCGAGTTTACGTAACCAACTCATTCAATATGCCCAAAAGAGCAAATTAAAAGACATAAGATTTCATGATGCAAAACTCACCGTCAAACAAAACGATTCTACGTTAGTAGATTGGAAAGAAGGTTGGGATATAGTCTTAAAACGTAAAAGTAAAAAATTATTTCTATCATATAACAACGGTTGGTTTTGGATCCCTAACACTACTAGAATTAAAGGAGAAGGTGAGTTTTCTGAAACAAATTTGGATGAATTTCAATTTGAGTTTAAATGGAAAAACTACCCGTCTGAAGAAGCCATCATACTTACTAATTATCTATTTGGTTCTAATGTACATTCAGCAGTACTTTCAGGAGAAGGGAAAGTCGTGCGAGATCCCGTTTCTGGATTTACTGCCAGTGGTGATGTCGAGTTCGAAAATTCATTCATTCCTATCCCATTTTTTGAGAATTATATTTTGGATGGATTTAGGTTTCGAGAAGTATTTCTTTTTACTCCGAGTAAAGAAGAAAGGGAGTTTTTGGGAACGGATTTCCGAATCAAAACTTCAGTAAAAACAGAAACCATCAAAGAACCGCTTCTTTTTAGAAATTTTGAATTTCAAATTGAATCTTTGGAAAATATTGCAGAACGAATATCTGATCTTTCAGGAAATTTTAATCTTCCCTTGTCTGGATCCTTAAAGGGGAATTTAGAACTTTTAGAGTCTGGCGATAAAAACAAATGGTTCCAACTTCAGGGAGAACTCGTCGGATCTGAAATCGAATGGGATTCGAGTTTATTGAAGTTAGAAAAAGGAACACTCTCTTTGAAATTTTTAGAAGGTAACGAATGGAGTCTGAATTTTGATTCATTACTTTTTGGAAAACCTTCCCATCTCTCTGGTTCTGGAGCTAATGTTTGGGGTCGTTCCAAAAAAACAGATGGATCTTATTATTATCCAATGAGTTCTAAAACCAAACTCAATTTCCAAACTCCGGACTTATACGGTAGTGATTGGAAACCACTCTATGAGGATTGGAAACAGGAAACCTTAGAAGAAATTCGAGAACGCCAAGAGAAGTTAATTCCAGAAGAATACTTTTACCAAACCAAAATTTATAAATACTTCTTGGAATCTATGAACTTGGATCTTGGAATTCAAATTGCCAATTATTACCCATTTAGTGGATCTGAAACACTAGGGGAATCGAAAGGGAATGTTTTAGTCAAAGACGGAAGGATGAATCTGGGTTTGAATTTGGGATCTTCCAATTCAAAAGTTTCGATGATTTCTTATTTTGCGAGTAAAACACCAAACTTTGGCTTTAGTCTTATTTTGAATGAATACCCATGGTCTGATCCTTGGATGAATTTTTGTGGTGCTGAATTAAAACCTACCCATGTCAGTTTAGATTATAGTTTTAATAGTATTGGAAGTGATTATTATAGTCTTCATAAAGACGCTCGTACATCCTATTCACTCAAACTATTTGGTGTAAACTTTAAAGAAGCAGATTTGGTTTCAAAATTGGAAATGGATTTAAGTCCTTTGAGAAAACCCTTTCAATTAGAATTTGATTTGAGTCGTTATTCGGATATGGATTATATTTCAAATTTAGTAGTTTCTAGTGAATCTTTGGATTTAAAGGGTTATGGAAATAACAAAAATGGAAACTATGCCTTTACTACTTATGGGCTTGTTGGAGAATCCAGGGGAAGTTTTAGTTTTACAGAAGAGGAAAACAAATGCGTCATCAAATAG
- the lpxB gene encoding lipid-A-disaccharide synthase → MVTKKKSHLHESDKNILVIAGEHSGDLLGADLLQELAILEPEYKFYGIGGEGMIEHGLDSMEELEHLSVIGFSEALKKYSFLKKIFYRVLEETTHRPTKLAILIDYPGFNLRLAKELKLRGIPTVFYVSPQIWAWKFNRIYFIKEQIALMLTLFRFEEEIYTEYGVNAKFVGHPITKRIPEKLKKEPVITEKLPDSHHGYTVGLLPGSRKGEIRRLIDPILGTAALLHEKCKLEKKKIVFLLPNINAKEESFLLEKIDALKQIHPDIQIHYLWNASLRVMETSDLLLIASGTATLEGLYFETPMVILYKVSLFTYLLGSLLMRSKFIGLANILSGEEVCREITQNECQPKYIFEEAWKILSNTKLRNKMKGILRDAKERELGTTNASKKAAKEIQSLLRTLTN, encoded by the coding sequence ATGGTAACCAAAAAAAAATCCCATCTACATGAGTCTGACAAAAATATCTTAGTCATTGCCGGGGAACATTCTGGCGATTTACTCGGAGCTGATCTTTTACAAGAATTGGCAATACTAGAACCAGAATATAAATTCTATGGAATTGGTGGCGAAGGTATGATCGAACACGGTCTTGATTCCATGGAAGAGTTGGAACATCTCAGTGTGATCGGATTTTCCGAAGCCTTAAAAAAATATAGTTTTTTAAAAAAGATCTTCTACCGTGTTTTAGAAGAGACCACACATAGACCCACTAAACTTGCGATTTTGATTGATTACCCTGGATTTAACTTACGTTTGGCGAAGGAATTAAAATTAAGAGGGATCCCTACCGTTTTTTATGTGTCCCCACAAATCTGGGCTTGGAAATTCAACCGAATTTATTTTATCAAAGAACAGATTGCACTTATGCTTACCCTCTTCCGATTCGAAGAAGAAATTTATACCGAATATGGTGTGAATGCGAAATTTGTGGGTCACCCCATCACCAAACGGATCCCAGAAAAACTTAAGAAAGAACCAGTGATTACGGAAAAACTTCCTGATTCCCACCATGGTTATACAGTGGGACTCCTTCCTGGTTCCAGGAAAGGGGAAATTCGTAGGCTCATTGATCCAATACTAGGAACAGCAGCCCTGCTACATGAAAAATGCAAACTAGAGAAAAAGAAAATTGTATTCCTTCTTCCGAATATCAATGCTAAGGAAGAATCCTTCCTATTGGAAAAAATTGATGCGTTAAAACAAATCCATCCTGACATCCAAATCCATTACCTTTGGAATGCTTCACTTCGAGTCATGGAAACAAGTGATTTACTCCTGATTGCTTCTGGAACTGCCACACTGGAGGGATTGTATTTCGAAACACCAATGGTGATTCTTTATAAAGTGAGTTTGTTTACTTATCTTTTAGGTTCACTGCTGATGAGATCTAAATTCATAGGTCTTGCCAATATTTTGTCTGGTGAGGAAGTTTGTCGGGAAATCACACAAAACGAATGCCAACCTAAGTATATATTTGAAGAAGCATGGAAAATTCTCTCCAATACAAAATTAAGAAACAAAATGAAAGGAATCCTTCGGGATGCTAAAGAAAGAGAACTAGGGACTACCAATGCCTCCAAAAAGGCTGCGAAGGAAATCCAATCACTCCTTAGAACTCTTACGAATTAA
- a CDS encoding LpxI family protein yields the protein MAPKGRLAIIAGGGELPHIGMKEALLAGEDPLFLGLIESDFTPREHSARTIPVHITQVGKILKTIQKEKITRILMLGKVRKDLLFQKLKFDLKALAILARTINRNDYPIFLAIADEFEAMGVKVISQKIYLQSLLLPEGRYTPKKFNSQELKDIDFGMFYAEKMADLDIGQMVVVCDESVIAVEAVEGTDETIKRGGVYTKKKGDAIVCKSPKAKQDNRFDLPTIGIHTFQVMLESGCKTLCIREGETLVVDPKAVIEFATKHKLNFCVVGKGGSKVLNGNQKKIPST from the coding sequence TTGGCACCCAAAGGCCGATTAGCCATTATTGCTGGTGGTGGGGAGTTACCTCACATTGGAATGAAAGAAGCACTTCTCGCGGGTGAGGATCCTCTTTTTCTTGGACTCATCGAATCAGACTTCACTCCGAGAGAACACAGTGCACGCACGATTCCCGTTCATATCACCCAAGTAGGCAAAATTCTAAAAACCATCCAAAAAGAAAAAATCACTAGAATTCTTATGCTCGGAAAAGTGCGAAAAGACCTACTCTTCCAAAAGCTGAAATTTGATCTAAAAGCGTTGGCCATTCTTGCCCGCACCATTAACAGAAATGACTACCCAATTTTCTTAGCGATTGCCGATGAGTTTGAGGCCATGGGTGTCAAAGTCATCTCGCAAAAAATCTACTTACAGTCGTTACTTCTTCCCGAAGGTCGTTATACACCGAAAAAGTTTAACTCCCAAGAATTAAAGGATATTGACTTTGGGATGTTTTATGCCGAAAAAATGGCCGATTTAGATATCGGACAAATGGTCGTGGTTTGTGACGAATCGGTCATTGCTGTGGAAGCAGTAGAGGGAACCGATGAAACCATCAAACGAGGTGGGGTGTACACCAAAAAGAAAGGTGATGCCATTGTTTGTAAAAGCCCCAAGGCCAAACAAGACAACCGTTTTGACCTTCCGACCATAGGGATTCATACCTTTCAAGTCATGTTAGAGAGTGGTTGCAAAACACTCTGCATTCGAGAAGGTGAAACTTTGGTGGTGGATCCAAAAGCTGTGATTGAATTTGCAACCAAACATAAGTTAAATTTTTGTGTTGTAGGAAAAGGCGGAAGTAAGGTTCTCAATGGTAACCAAAAAAAAATCCCATCTACATGA
- a CDS encoding FmdB family zinc ribbon protein, producing MATYDYHCNTCGKDFEHVQSMKEDAITQCLCGKNGSVERRISASAGIIFKGTGFYVTDYKKAGSDTPPPSTGSSDSGTP from the coding sequence ATGGCTACCTACGATTACCATTGTAATACATGTGGAAAAGACTTTGAACACGTTCAGTCGATGAAAGAGGACGCAATCACACAGTGCCTCTGTGGAAAAAATGGATCGGTCGAACGTCGAATTTCTGCAAGCGCAGGAATCATCTTCAAAGGAACTGGTTTTTATGTAACCGATTACAAAAAAGCCGGCTCTGACACTCCTCCGCCTTCCACTGGCAGTAGCGATTCAGGAACTCCTTAA
- a CDS encoding SH3 domain-containing protein: MIRSRVFLAVSLVFLFILLITYAFVDFREREDKAYDFYQSESYRKVLALYQEKEIPPGELELTILSETISQLEKKLNEKETTKELQTFFQSRSGTKLVEWETTRGTYFHIEDPYLPNLKKHGEGYKRALITKILTLTKPIPKPEVTNLLLKLILEDPRGMEDRFSRALANLLSFPFEPIGEIESDFLLQSLHFLANTSNTNLFHQTAILRGKNVNLRSGPGRENSEVGKISEPEEAVCLEEDAGTETIAGNLGHWKRCYFPNLQKSAWIFSGFLTEVPPNPALIAEFENRFKSVENEIRIDFEGWNGNQIPATFFGDYIPRDSERVSGETGFPIFGLSKESKSIQRICKKLSGDKNYFEFSFQPTDSDLPISFLELHLNYDNREHLAYSLSLDKESIWVNKNRYVLDGEKRRENLSLHIGSREGDKWNASLWRRNTGLIQSIRSLPMDESALQSGRYSWEICLPLAKEPNREKVILFEIRTGIH, encoded by the coding sequence TTGATACGCTCCCGTGTATTTCTTGCCGTAAGCCTTGTTTTTCTTTTTATACTCCTAATCACTTATGCCTTCGTTGACTTTCGAGAGCGAGAAGACAAGGCTTATGATTTTTACCAATCGGAATCCTATCGTAAAGTTCTCGCACTTTATCAGGAAAAAGAAATTCCACCTGGTGAATTAGAGCTCACCATCCTTTCCGAAACCATCTCACAATTAGAAAAAAAATTGAACGAGAAGGAAACTACCAAAGAGTTACAAACGTTTTTCCAATCTCGTTCGGGAACCAAACTGGTCGAATGGGAAACCACTCGGGGAACCTACTTTCATATTGAGGATCCTTATCTTCCTAACTTAAAAAAACATGGGGAAGGTTATAAAAGAGCTCTAATCACAAAGATTCTCACCCTAACAAAACCTATTCCCAAACCAGAAGTTACAAACCTGCTTCTGAAACTAATTCTGGAAGACCCACGGGGAATGGAAGATAGGTTTAGCCGTGCACTTGCAAACCTACTCAGTTTTCCTTTTGAACCAATTGGAGAAATTGAATCTGATTTTTTATTACAAAGTTTGCATTTTTTAGCCAATACCTCAAACACCAATCTCTTCCACCAAACAGCAATTTTACGGGGTAAAAATGTAAACCTCCGCAGTGGTCCTGGTCGTGAAAATTCCGAGGTCGGAAAAATCAGTGAACCTGAAGAGGCAGTTTGTTTAGAAGAAGATGCTGGTACGGAAACCATTGCCGGAAATCTTGGGCATTGGAAACGATGTTACTTCCCAAACTTACAAAAATCAGCTTGGATCTTTTCTGGATTTTTAACAGAAGTTCCGCCAAACCCCGCACTCATCGCAGAATTTGAAAACCGATTTAAGTCAGTGGAAAATGAAATTCGAATCGATTTTGAAGGTTGGAATGGAAATCAAATCCCTGCTACTTTTTTTGGGGATTACATTCCAAGAGATTCGGAACGTGTCTCGGGAGAAACAGGATTTCCTATTTTCGGTTTATCCAAAGAATCAAAATCCATCCAAAGGATTTGTAAAAAACTTTCTGGGGATAAAAACTACTTTGAGTTTTCTTTCCAACCTACAGATTCTGATCTCCCCATTTCCTTTTTAGAACTCCACCTAAACTACGACAACCGGGAGCACCTCGCCTATTCATTATCCCTGGATAAGGAATCCATTTGGGTAAATAAAAATCGATATGTCCTAGACGGCGAAAAAAGAAGAGAAAACCTGTCCTTACACATTGGATCTCGCGAAGGGGACAAATGGAACGCAAGTCTTTGGAGACGAAATACAGGACTCATTCAGTCCATTCGTTCCTTACCTATGGATGAATCCGCACTTCAGTCGGGTCGGTATTCCTGGGAAATTTGTCTCCCTCTAGCAAAAGAACCGAACAGAGAAAAAGTAATACTCTTTGAAATTAGAACAGGAATCCATTAG